One window of the Triticum dicoccoides isolate Atlit2015 ecotype Zavitan chromosome 3B, WEW_v2.0, whole genome shotgun sequence genome contains the following:
- the LOC119279302 gene encoding uncharacterized protein LOC119279302, with protein MALHAMLGVREAGLFGEVGSRRDPHRLTRLILVPPQPFRSLQHRRRRPLPVSLDLAAGLSPSPPLPFPHQERREEKPRGRSSERVGQRQPWRSGSDPPTLSSRAWGSTEVGSVPGSVPATGRRRPPCSTRDPSPPYSSLIPSLTPARLHRRRWLSPRDLSADQVARDRVLLLVRSKASSFSNLGRSTCIDHFCLEYLEEHKVEEHPQNTKVRAILRSHGINLHLHDDGDHVKATSAPDIWSTRSRGIPNALRSGPSSAATASTSMTMETIDPLNGTQECQ; from the exons ATGGCGCTCCACGCCATGCTCGGCGTCCGGGAAGCAGGTCTCTTTGGTGAGGTGGGAAGCAG aagaGATCCCCACCGACTCACCCGACTCATCCTCGTTCCTCCCCAACCTTTCCGCTCCCTCCAACATCGCCGCCGCCGGCCACTCCCCGTCTCTCTGGACCTCGCCGCCGGCCTCTCTccgtcccctcccctccccttccctcaTCAGGAAAGAAGAGAAGAGAAGCCGAGAGGGAGATCGAGCGAGCGAGTAGGCCAGCGGCAGCCGTGGCGCTCCGGCTCAGATCCGCCAACGCTGTCGTCCAGGGCCTGGGGCTCGACGGAGGTCGGCTCCGTCCCCGGCTCCGTCCCCGCCACGGGTCGCCGGAGGCCGCCTTGCTCAACTCGCGACCCCTCCCCTCCTTATTCGTCGCTCATTCCTTCCCTCACCCCTGCTCGCCTTCACCGGCGGCGGTGGCTCTCGCCGCGCGACCTCTCGGCGGACCAGGTCGCGCGTGACCGCGTCCTACTCCTCGTCCGCAGCAAAGCCTCCTCCTTCAG TAATCTGGGCAGGAGCACATGCATCGACCACTTCTGCCTCGAATACTTGGAGGAGCACAAGGTCGAGGAGCATCCTCAAAACACCAAGGTCCGGGCCATCCTCCGCAGCCATGGCATCAACCTCCACCTCCATGACGACGGAGACCATGTCAAG GCCACTTCTGCCCCGGATATTTGGAGCACAAGGTCGAGGGGCATCCCCAATGCACTAAGGTCCGGGCCATCATCCGCAGCCACGGCATCAACCTCCATGACGATGGAGACCATAG ATCCTCTCAATGGGACCCAAGAATGCCAGTGA